A stretch of the Salminus brasiliensis chromosome 23, fSalBra1.hap2, whole genome shotgun sequence genome encodes the following:
- the LOC140546143 gene encoding ADP-ribosylation factor-like protein 14 produces the protein MGSHGSKAPPEARVLMLGLDGSGKSTLLYKLKYNEAVLTVPTVGFNVEMLETRNKGWTLTVWDVGGQSQMRAYWKDYYQDTSGLLFVVDSQDQRRLPEAKRELEQILGSEDLDGLPLIVLANKQDLPGAASAEDVAETLELGQICGNRNWLIQPCSGRTGEGLENCFRKMVHFLKTAVVKGEQGYRNRGSSSKEKHSRSTSSVKLAS, from the coding sequence ATGGGATCGCACGGCTCCAAAGCCCCACCAGAGGCTCGGGTTCTCATGCTCGGACTTGATGGATCCGGCAAGTCCACCTTGCTCTACAAGCTTAAGTACAATGAGGCAGTGCTGACTGTTCCCACTGTGGGCTTCAACGTGGAGATGCTGGAGACCAGGAATAAAGGTTGGACACTGACCGTATGGGACGTTGGAGGCCAAAGCCAAATGAGGGCCTACTGGAAAGACTACTACCAAGACACATCCGGGCTGCTGTTCGTGGTGGACAGTCAGGACCAGAGGCGGCTGCCTGAGGCCAAGCGAGAGCTGGAGCAAATCTTGGGGAGCGAGGACCTAGACGGCCTGCCGCTGATCGTGCTAGCCAATAAACAAGACCTGCCGGGAGCTGCGAGCGCAGAAGATGTTGCGGAGACATTGGAGTTGGGGCAGATTTGCGGGAACAGAAACTGGCTCATCCAGCCGTGTTCGGGAAGGACTGGGGAGGGTCTGGAAAACTGCTTTCGGAAGATGGTCCACTTTCTTAAGACAGCTGTAGTAAAAGGAGAGCAGGGATACAGGAACAGGGGCAGTAGTTCAAAGGAGAAACACAGCAGGTCAACTTCCTCAGTTAAATTAGCAAGCTAA